From a single Aestuariibius sp. HNIBRBA575 genomic region:
- the typA gene encoding translational GTPase TypA has translation MDMRNIAIIAHVDHGKTTLVDELLKQSGAFRENQAVAERAMDSNDLERERGITILAKATSVEWNGMRINIVDTPGHADFGGEVERILSMVDGVVLLVDAAEGPMPQTKFVTSKALGLGLRPIVVVNKVDKPDGEPDRALDEVFDLFASLDATDEQLDFPHLYASGRSGWCDKELDGPRKDLTALFETIVDHVPAPKQIEARAEPFRMLATTLGADPFIGRILTGRVESGTLKAGETVKALSRDGTKIEQFRVSKILAFRGLAQAPIDVAEAGDIVSLAGMTKATVADTICDVAVEEAIPAQPIDPPTISVMFGINDSPLAGRDGKKVQSRVIRERLMKEAEVNVAIKVTDTEGGEAFDVAGRGELQMGVLIENMRREGFELSISRPRVIFQEIDGERMEPIEEVTIDVDDEYSGTVIEKLTGSRKGDLVEMRPAGAGKTRIVAHVPSRGLIGYHGEFLTDTRGSGVLNRIFHDWAPHKGKIPGRHRGVLISMENGQSVAFALWNLEDRGKMFIGAQADVYTGMIIGEHSRDNDLEVNPLKGKKLTNVRASGTDEAVRLTTPITMSLEEAIAYIDDDELVEVTPNVVRLRKRYLDPHERKRQSRAS, from the coding sequence ATGGACATGCGTAATATTGCGATTATCGCACACGTTGACCACGGCAAAACAACGCTGGTTGACGAACTACTGAAACAATCCGGCGCGTTCCGGGAAAACCAAGCTGTGGCCGAACGGGCCATGGACAGCAACGATCTGGAACGTGAGCGCGGCATCACAATTCTGGCCAAAGCGACATCCGTCGAATGGAATGGCATGCGCATCAACATCGTTGATACGCCCGGTCACGCCGATTTCGGTGGCGAAGTTGAACGCATTCTGTCCATGGTGGACGGGGTTGTTTTGCTGGTCGACGCTGCCGAAGGTCCAATGCCACAAACCAAATTTGTGACCTCCAAGGCCCTGGGCCTGGGCCTGCGCCCCATCGTGGTTGTGAACAAAGTCGACAAACCTGATGGCGAACCTGATCGCGCATTGGACGAAGTGTTTGACCTGTTTGCGTCACTGGACGCAACGGATGAACAGCTTGATTTTCCACATCTTTATGCCTCTGGCCGGTCCGGCTGGTGTGACAAAGAACTGGATGGTCCCCGCAAAGATCTGACCGCATTGTTTGAAACAATCGTTGATCACGTCCCGGCCCCCAAACAGATCGAAGCCCGTGCCGAGCCGTTCCGCATGTTGGCCACAACATTGGGTGCAGATCCGTTTATCGGCCGTATCCTGACCGGTCGCGTCGAAAGCGGCACATTGAAAGCGGGCGAAACCGTCAAGGCTTTGTCGCGTGACGGCACCAAGATCGAACAATTCCGAGTGTCCAAAATCCTCGCCTTCCGTGGTTTGGCGCAGGCCCCGATCGACGTGGCCGAGGCAGGCGATATCGTGTCGCTGGCAGGCATGACCAAGGCAACCGTTGCCGACACGATCTGTGACGTCGCCGTCGAAGAGGCGATCCCTGCCCAACCGATCGATCCACCAACCATTTCTGTCATGTTTGGCATCAACGATTCGCCGCTTGCGGGTCGGGATGGCAAAAAAGTTCAGTCGCGCGTGATCCGCGAACGCCTGATGAAAGAAGCCGAAGTCAACGTCGCAATCAAAGTGACCGACACCGAAGGCGGTGAAGCCTTTGACGTCGCGGGTCGCGGTGAATTGCAGATGGGTGTTTTGATCGAAAACATGCGTCGCGAAGGTTTTGAACTGTCGATTTCGCGTCCTCGCGTGATTTTTCAGGAAATCGACGGCGAACGGATGGAGCCAATCGAAGAAGTCACCATCGATGTGGATGACGAATATTCCGGGACCGTGATCGAAAAACTGACCGGTTCACGCAAAGGCGATCTGGTCGAAATGCGCCCCGCTGGCGCTGGCAAAACCCGCATCGTGGCCCATGTGCCGTCGCGCGGTCTGATCGGCTATCACGGGGAATTCCTGACGGATACACGCGGATCTGGCGTGTTGAACCGGATTTTCCACGACTGGGCCCCCCACAAAGGTAAAATCCCCGGACGTCATCGCGGTGTGCTGATTTCCATGGAAAACGGCCAATCCGTGGCCTTTGCCCTGTGGAACCTTGAGGATCGCGGCAAGATGTTCATTGGCGCGCAGGCCGACGTTTATACCGGCATGATCATCGGTGAACATTCACGTGACAACGATCTGGAAGTGAACCCGTTGAAAGGCAAAAAGCTGACCAACGTGCGCGCATCCGGCACCGACGAAGCCGTGCGTCTGACCACGCCCATCACCATGTCGCTCGAAGAGGCGATTGCCTATATCGACGACGATGAATTGGTTGAGGTCACGCCAAATGTTGTCCGTCTGCGCAAGCGGTACCTGGACCCACATGAGCGTAAACGTCAGTCCCGCGCCAGCTAA
- a CDS encoding multidrug efflux SMR transporter — protein sequence MPMPYILLFFAVVAETIGTTALQASQQFTRIGPSIVVVIAYGLAFYLLGMTLKFMPVGIVYALWSGLGIVLIAAIGVVVFNQKLDLAAILGLVMIVAGIAVIHLFSNSTTH from the coding sequence GTGCCCATGCCTTATATCTTGCTTTTCTTTGCTGTTGTCGCGGAAACCATTGGCACAACCGCGCTTCAGGCCAGCCAACAATTCACCCGGATAGGGCCCAGTATCGTGGTTGTGATTGCCTATGGGTTGGCGTTCTATTTGTTGGGCATGACGCTGAAATTCATGCCGGTTGGCATCGTTTATGCCCTCTGGTCGGGATTGGGCATCGTTTTGATCGCAGCCATCGGCGTGGTTGTTTTCAATCAAAAACTCGATCTGGCGGCCATTTTGGGACTGGTGATGATCGTGGCAGGCATCGCAGTGATCCATTTGTTTTCAAACAGCACAACCCATTAA
- a CDS encoding Lrp/AsnC family transcriptional regulator: MSNIDTIDRQILQQLQRDADQSLESLGDVVGLSRNACWRRIKALEASGMIRKRVALLDAAALGLGLSVCIQIHAARHDAAWLRDFARAVRTIPEIQGAYRMTGDLDYLIMARVADVADYDRLYQQLIEKIDMSDVSASFVMEELKDTTELPL, translated from the coding sequence ATGAGCAACATTGACACCATAGACCGACAAATCCTGCAGCAACTACAACGTGACGCCGATCAAAGTCTGGAATCACTGGGCGACGTTGTGGGCCTGTCGCGCAATGCGTGCTGGCGTCGGATCAAAGCATTAGAAGCCTCTGGAATGATCCGTAAACGGGTCGCTTTGCTCGATGCGGCCGCTTTGGGGTTGGGATTGTCCGTTTGCATTCAAATCCACGCCGCCCGGCATGACGCCGCATGGTTGCGCGATTTTGCCCGCGCGGTGCGCACCATTCCTGAAATCCAAGGGGCCTATCGCATGACCGGAGATCTGGATTATTTGATCATGGCCCGTGTCGCTGATGTGGCCGATTATGACCGTTTATACCAGCAATTGATCGAAAAAATTGATATGTCTGACGTGTCCGCCAGCTTTGTGATGGAAGAGCTCAAAGACACGACCGAACTTCCTTTGTAA
- a CDS encoding DUF6356 family protein, producing the protein MMNRIFLDHPRAVDESYLQHAWFAAKFSFWLFAAAFAALIHAFVPAACEKTASRITARLYAKTHNRGQ; encoded by the coding sequence ATGATGAACCGCATTTTTCTGGACCATCCCCGCGCCGTCGATGAAAGCTATCTGCAACATGCATGGTTTGCGGCAAAGTTTTCGTTCTGGTTGTTTGCCGCGGCGTTTGCCGCCTTGATCCATGCATTTGTGCCTGCCGCATGTGAAAAAACCGCCAGCCGGATCACGGCGCGGCTTTATGCCAAAACCCATAATCGGGGTCAGTAA
- a CDS encoding class II glutamine amidotransferase, producing MCRWAAYLGQDIYLSDVLIAPAHSLIAQSRAASECKTATNADGFGIAWYGDRPEPGLFRDVLPAWSDPNLQSLAHQVNSGLFLAHVRASTGTATSRNNCHPFVCGGLSFMHNGQIGGFDALRKSADMLIPDALYGDRKGATDSEALFLVAVGMGLQTAPLAAMEQAVATFEHLSKTHGAAPHIRLAAAFSDGKRLFAVRYSSDTIAPTLYYRWSESRRGWAVVSEPLEQESGWIEVPAGSFCVFEGENVEIQPFRPILQYSDPVGD from the coding sequence ATGTGCCGTTGGGCGGCCTATCTGGGCCAAGATATTTACCTGTCGGATGTGTTGATCGCACCGGCACATTCCTTGATCGCACAATCACGCGCAGCGTCGGAATGTAAAACTGCAACCAATGCGGATGGGTTTGGTATTGCGTGGTATGGGGATCGTCCGGAGCCGGGACTATTTCGCGATGTGTTGCCGGCTTGGTCGGACCCAAACCTGCAATCGCTGGCACATCAGGTGAACTCGGGGCTGTTTTTGGCCCATGTGCGCGCCTCAACCGGGACGGCCACCAGCCGGAACAATTGCCACCCCTTTGTTTGTGGCGGTCTGAGCTTTATGCATAATGGACAGATTGGTGGCTTTGATGCTTTGCGCAAATCAGCGGATATGCTGATCCCCGATGCGCTATATGGCGATCGAAAAGGCGCCACCGATAGCGAAGCGCTGTTTTTGGTGGCCGTGGGAATGGGATTGCAGACCGCGCCGTTGGCGGCGATGGAACAAGCGGTCGCAACCTTTGAGCATCTTTCAAAAACCCATGGCGCTGCGCCTCATATCCGGCTCGCTGCGGCGTTTTCTGATGGCAAACGGCTCTTTGCTGTGCGCTATTCATCAGACACGATTGCCCCGACATTGTATTACCGTTGGAGCGAAAGCCGTCGGGGATGGGCCGTGGTGTCAGAGCCGCTGGAACAGGAAAGCGGCTGGATCGAAGTGCCCGCCGGGTCGTTCTGTGTCTTTGAGGGTGAAAACGTTGAAATTCAACCGTTTAGACCTATTTTGCAATATAGCGATCCCGTCGGTGATTGA
- a CDS encoding YitT family protein: MTLLEPATPTRHSLIEDILGVVTGAVLMALTVHLMRAGGLITGQIAGLSLVGSYATGTSFGLIFFVLNLPFYWLAIRRMGWAFTIKTFCAVALLSVLTTLVPHVFLISYLHPGLAAILTGITGGAGLLILFRHGATLGGIGVIAMYLQDTRNIKAGHVQLGFDAMVFALAFVLFPWEMVAWSLLGAVILNMVITLNHRRDRYIAK; the protein is encoded by the coding sequence ATGACCCTGCTTGAACCCGCAACCCCGACCCGCCATTCCCTGATCGAAGACATTCTGGGTGTCGTCACTGGTGCTGTTTTGATGGCGCTGACCGTGCATCTGATGCGCGCGGGTGGATTGATCACCGGCCAAATCGCGGGCCTGTCCTTGGTAGGGTCCTACGCGACGGGCACATCGTTCGGTCTGATCTTCTTTGTGCTGAACTTGCCGTTTTATTGGCTGGCGATCCGCCGCATGGGCTGGGCGTTCACGATCAAAACATTCTGCGCGGTTGCGTTGCTGTCGGTTCTGACCACACTTGTTCCACATGTGTTCCTGATCAGCTATCTGCACCCCGGATTGGCCGCGATTTTGACAGGCATCACCGGGGGCGCGGGGCTGTTGATCCTGTTTCGACATGGGGCAACATTGGGCGGCATTGGCGTGATTGCGATGTATCTGCAGGACACCCGCAACATCAAAGCTGGCCATGTGCAGCTGGGGTTTGATGCGATGGTGTTTGCCTTGGCGTTTGTGTTGTTTCCGTGGGAAATGGTCGCGTGGTCACTGCTGGGCGCGGTGATCCTGAACATGGTGATTACCCTCAATCACCGACGGGATCGCTATATTGCAAAATAG
- a CDS encoding NADP-dependent isocitrate dehydrogenase produces MTKIKVANPIVEMDGDEMTRIIWQFIKDKLILPYLDIDLLYYDLGIESRDATDDQITIDAAEKTKEIGVAVKCATITPDEARVEEFGLKKMWRSPNGTIRNILGGVVFRQPIICSNVPRLVPGWTKPIVIGRHAYGDQYRATDMKFDGPGTLTMKFVGEDGTVDEREVFQAPKSGVFMGMYNLDDSIRDFARASFNYGLSLGWPVYLSTKNTILKQYDGQFLILFQEVFDAEFADKFKEAGITYEHRLIDDMVACAMKWNGGFVWACKNYDGDVQSDTVAQGFGSLGLMTSQLMTPDGKIVEAEAAHGTVTRHYRQHQAGQATSTNSIASIFAWTGGLKHRAKLDDNDQLMNFADTLEKVIVDTVESGFMTKDLALLVGPDQKWLTTMGFLEKIEENLNAALAA; encoded by the coding sequence ATGACGAAAATCAAGGTAGCGAACCCCATCGTTGAAATGGACGGCGACGAGATGACCCGCATCATCTGGCAGTTCATCAAAGACAAACTGATCCTGCCCTATCTGGATATTGACCTGCTCTATTACGATCTGGGCATTGAATCGCGCGATGCAACCGATGACCAAATCACCATCGATGCCGCTGAAAAGACAAAAGAAATCGGTGTGGCCGTCAAATGTGCGACCATCACCCCCGATGAGGCACGCGTTGAGGAATTTGGCCTGAAAAAAATGTGGCGGTCCCCCAATGGGACGATCCGCAACATTCTGGGCGGCGTTGTGTTCCGCCAGCCCATCATCTGTTCCAATGTGCCACGTCTGGTACCGGGCTGGACCAAACCGATTGTGATCGGCCGCCATGCCTATGGTGATCAATATCGCGCCACGGATATGAAATTTGACGGCCCCGGCACGCTGACGATGAAATTTGTTGGCGAAGACGGCACCGTGGATGAACGCGAAGTGTTCCAAGCGCCCAAATCCGGTGTGTTTATGGGCATGTATAATCTGGATGATTCCATCCGCGATTTTGCGCGCGCCTCGTTCAATTACGGATTGTCGCTGGGTTGGCCGGTCTATCTGTCGACTAAAAACACCATCCTCAAACAATATGACGGTCAGTTTCTGATCCTGTTCCAAGAGGTGTTTGATGCCGAATTTGCCGACAAATTCAAAGAAGCCGGGATCACCTATGAACACCGCCTGATCGACGACATGGTCGCCTGCGCGATGAAATGGAATGGCGGTTTTGTCTGGGCCTGTAAAAACTATGATGGCGACGTGCAATCCGACACTGTTGCGCAGGGCTTTGGCTCGCTTGGTTTGATGACATCACAGCTGATGACGCCAGACGGCAAAATCGTCGAAGCCGAGGCCGCCCATGGCACCGTGACCCGCCACTATCGCCAACATCAGGCGGGTCAGGCCACGTCGACCAATTCGATCGCGTCGATTTTTGCATGGACCGGTGGGCTGAAACACCGCGCCAAGCTGGACGACAATGACCAGTTGATGAATTTTGCCGATACTTTGGAAAAAGTCATCGTTGATACGGTCGAAAGCGGCTTTATGACCAAGGATCTGGCCCTGCTGGTCGGTCCGGATCAGAAATGGCTGACCACGATGGGGTTCCTCGAAAAAATCGAAGAAAACCTGAACGCGGCTTTGGCGGCGTAA
- a CDS encoding SDR family oxidoreductase yields MSSIDKTFVVTGASTGLGLAIAVQAAKAGFRTFATMRNPAKADKLNAALSDAGVSADIVQLDVQDDASVENAIAQIIEKTGKIDVLVNNAGSGFVRNIEQTDIKTIQDVMDVNFTGVVRTTRAALPHMRAARAGHVINISSVGGLVGQPFNEIYCAAKFAVEGFTESLATYVGSTFGLHFTTVQPGGIRSEFADRALKQVMDTGGMLDDEYLPVLQAYVSGAQSRAEEAGLYQTVDEVAEVVLNCALSDTPPIRLRTSDWGEKFCALKTQADPDGHLQNQAVINRFLTTPDA; encoded by the coding sequence ATGTCATCTATAGATAAAACCTTTGTTGTTACCGGCGCTTCCACCGGGCTTGGGCTCGCCATTGCGGTACAGGCCGCCAAGGCAGGGTTTCGCACCTTTGCCACCATGCGCAACCCGGCCAAGGCCGACAAATTAAACGCCGCATTATCAGATGCTGGTGTCAGCGCAGACATCGTGCAGCTGGATGTGCAAGATGATGCAAGCGTTGAAAATGCGATTGCGCAGATCATTGAGAAAACTGGAAAAATTGATGTTCTGGTCAACAATGCCGGGTCTGGGTTTGTACGCAACATTGAGCAAACAGACATCAAAACCATTCAGGACGTCATGGATGTTAACTTTACCGGTGTGGTGCGCACCACCCGCGCAGCCCTGCCGCATATGCGGGCTGCACGTGCAGGTCATGTGATCAACATTTCGTCCGTTGGTGGTCTGGTTGGCCAGCCGTTCAACGAAATCTACTGCGCGGCAAAATTTGCCGTCGAAGGCTTCACCGAAAGCCTTGCCACTTATGTTGGATCGACATTTGGTCTGCATTTCACAACCGTTCAGCCCGGCGGCATTCGGTCTGAATTTGCTGATCGTGCCTTGAAACAGGTTATGGATACCGGCGGCATGCTGGATGACGAATATCTGCCCGTTTTGCAGGCCTATGTCAGCGGTGCCCAAAGCCGCGCCGAAGAGGCAGGCCTGTACCAAACCGTGGATGAAGTGGCAGAAGTCGTGCTGAATTGCGCCCTGTCCGACACGCCCCCTATTCGCTTGCGCACCTCGGATTGGGGTGAAAAATTCTGTGCGCTGAAAACACAGGCTGACCCAGATGGGCATCTGCAAAACCAAGCGGTCATCAACCGTTTTTTAACCACGCCCGACGCATAA
- a CDS encoding HD family hydrolase has translation MDRISAQLAFLIEADRLKSVLRATKLCDKSRRENTAEHSWHIALYALVMAEHATRPVNVDRVIKMLLLHDLVEIDAGDTPIHGAVDADHQAAIEQKAADRIFGLLPADQNAEFRALWEEFEAAQSDDAVFAKSIDRVQPVISNLETDGGTWPEYNVTPDQLETRVGVKVRRGAPAIWDALKTRIDLWFTQNRPGSVKK, from the coding sequence ATGGATCGCATTTCAGCCCAACTGGCCTTTTTGATTGAGGCCGACAGGCTGAAATCGGTTCTGCGCGCCACCAAGCTTTGCGATAAATCACGCCGCGAAAACACGGCTGAACACAGCTGGCACATCGCGCTCTATGCGTTGGTAATGGCCGAACATGCGACCCGCCCGGTGAATGTGGACCGCGTGATCAAAATGCTGTTGCTGCATGATTTGGTTGAAATCGATGCCGGTGACACCCCTATTCATGGCGCTGTGGATGCGGATCATCAGGCCGCCATCGAACAAAAAGCTGCGGATCGGATTTTTGGGCTTTTGCCTGCGGATCAAAACGCCGAATTCCGCGCCCTCTGGGAAGAATTCGAAGCCGCGCAATCCGATGATGCAGTCTTTGCCAAATCCATTGATCGCGTGCAGCCGGTGATTTCCAATCTGGAAACCGATGGCGGCACGTGGCCAGAATATAACGTCACCCCGGATCAGCTTGAAACGCGCGTCGGTGTCAAAGTGCGCCGTGGGGCCCCTGCCATTTGGGACGCCTTAAAGACCCGAATTGACCTGTGGTTTACCCAAAACAGGCCCGGCTCCGTCAAAAAGTAA
- a CDS encoding alpha/beta hydrolase — translation MPEVIFPGPEGRLEGRYHPQKDRDAPIAIVLHPHPQFGGTMNNRVVYNLHYAFYNMGFTVLRFNFRGVGRSQGEYDQGVGELSDAASALDYLQSMNTNSKHCWVAGFSFGAWIGMQLLMRRPEITGFISVSPPANMYDFSFLAPCPSSGLMINGSADRVAPPQDTTNLVNKLHEQKGITITHEEVDGAGHFFEDPYMDGMIDSVTGYVRRRLTENTR, via the coding sequence ATGCCCGAAGTCATCTTTCCCGGCCCAGAGGGTCGGCTCGAAGGCCGCTACCATCCACAAAAGGATCGTGATGCGCCCATTGCCATTGTTTTGCATCCGCATCCGCAGTTTGGCGGCACGATGAACAATCGCGTCGTCTATAATCTGCACTATGCGTTCTATAATATGGGCTTCACTGTATTGCGGTTTAATTTCCGCGGCGTTGGCCGGTCACAGGGCGAATACGATCAGGGTGTTGGCGAATTGTCTGATGCGGCATCTGCGCTGGACTACCTGCAATCCATGAACACAAATTCCAAACATTGCTGGGTTGCTGGCTTTTCGTTTGGGGCTTGGATCGGGATGCAATTGCTGATGCGTCGCCCGGAAATCACCGGTTTCATCAGCGTCTCGCCCCCGGCCAATATGTATGATTTCAGCTTTTTGGCGCCCTGCCCGTCCTCTGGTTTGATGATCAACGGATCTGCTGACCGCGTGGCCCCGCCGCAGGACACCACCAATTTGGTGAACAAGCTGCACGAACAAAAAGGCATCACCATCACCCACGAAGAAGTCGACGGCGCAGGCCACTTCTTTGAGGATCCTTATATGGATGGGATGATCGACAGCGTAACAGGCTATGTGCGCCGCCGCCTGACGGAAAACACCCGGTAA
- a CDS encoding Rrf2 family transcriptional regulator: protein MKLSTKGRYAMVALSDLALQPDGALVSLGEISKRQDISLAYLEQLFVKLRRAELVESVRGPGGGYRLARPTSDIRVSEILGAVDETVDAMHKGAGASGAASGSRAQSLTNRLWEGLSAHVYVYLHQTRLSDVISNELVPCPAVPTLFEVVDDE, encoded by the coding sequence ATGAAGCTGAGCACCAAAGGTCGTTACGCAATGGTCGCCCTGTCTGATCTGGCGCTGCAGCCGGATGGTGCGCTTGTTTCATTGGGGGAAATTTCCAAACGGCAGGATATTTCACTGGCCTATCTGGAACAATTGTTCGTGAAATTACGCCGCGCAGAGCTGGTTGAATCTGTGCGCGGACCCGGCGGCGGGTATCGTTTGGCGCGCCCCACCAGTGATATCCGTGTGTCCGAAATTTTAGGCGCCGTGGATGAAACCGTGGATGCGATGCACAAAGGGGCAGGCGCGTCGGGTGCCGCATCCGGATCACGGGCGCAATCCCTGACCAACCGACTGTGGGAAGGCCTGTCGGCCCATGTTTATGTCTATTTGCACCAGACCCGTTTGTCAGATGTGATCAGCAATGAATTGGTGCCTTGTCCGGCCGTGCCAACCTTGTTTGAGGTGGTGGATGATGAGTGA